A genomic region of Papaver somniferum cultivar HN1 chromosome 7, ASM357369v1, whole genome shotgun sequence contains the following coding sequences:
- the LOC113300431 gene encoding uncharacterized protein LOC113300431 produces MSCFPLPEKVTSKIDSIQRTFWWSKKDPRHAAYYRSWGDIGRIKGSRADFGLTYDAFESETSALVLVVNWVREMNLPKVFFVSDCLQLVEYFQRDCVNISWRSSDLLEDCRCVLSSNQTFKVMYIKHVKNRLVDRLARRARKLCIKNKWVSFPLFWTLL; encoded by the exons ATGTCCTGTTTTCCTTTGCCTGAAAAGGTTACTTCTAAGATCGATTCCATTCAAAGGACTTTTTGGTGGTCAAAAAAAGATCCTAGACACGCTGCTTACTACAGATCGTGGGGGGATATTG GTAGAATAAAGGGTTCACGAGCTGACTTTGGGCTGACTTATGATGCGTTTGAATCTGAGACGTCTGCTCTTGTTTTGGTTGTCAACTGGGTGCGAGAAATGAATCTGCCCAAGGTGTTTTTTGTTAGTGATTGTCTCCAGTTAGTTGAATATTTTCAAAGAGACTGTGTTAATATAAGTTGGAGAAGTAGTGATCTTCtggaagattgtaggtgtgttttaTCTAGTAATCAGACTTTTAAGGTTATGTATATTAAGCATGTTAAGAATCGTCTAGTTGATCGACTTGCGCGTCGGGCTAGGAAGTTATGTATTAAGAACAAATGGGTTTCCTTTCCTCTTTTTTGGACTCTCTTGTAA